CGGCGGTGATCACCATGCTCTCGGTGTTCATCATCAGCGCCGCGCTGCTCAAGACGGGGATCGCCGACTTCATGGGCGGGCGCATCCACGCTTTGGTGGGGAGCCGGGAAGTGCCCCTCATCGTCACCCTGATGATCGCCGCCGGCGTGTTGTCGGCGTTCATGAACAATATCGCCGCTACGGCGGTGCTGATGCCGGCGGTGGCGGCGGTGGCCCAGAAGGCCAATCTGCCGCCGTCTCGACTGTTTATGCCCCTGGCCTTCGGTGCCATTCTCGGCGGTACCACCACCCTGGTGGGCACGCCTCCCAACATCCTCGCCGGCGAGCTGCTGCGGGAGCGGGAGATGGAGCCCTTCCAACTCTTCGACTTCACCCCGGTGGGGTTGGTGCTGCTGGGGGTCGGGACCCTGTTCATGGCCACCATCGGCCGCCGCATGCTGCCCAGCCACGCGCCCCACGCCGGCCGCGGCGGCGGCATCGACGACCTGCGCCGCCTCTACCAGCTGGACAACCGGCTCTTTTCCCTGCGCATCCCCCAATCCTCCCACCTCGACGGCACCACCTTGGAGGAGTCGCGGCTGGGACTGACGTTGGGGATCAAAGTGCTGTCCATCGTCCGCGGCCACCATCGGGAGCTGGCGCCGCCGGCCACCACCCGGCTCAAAGGCGGTGATCTGCTGCTGGTGCAGGGCAGCCGGGACGATGTGGAGGAGCTGCTGCGGGTCCAGGGGGTGGAGGTGGAGCGCGCCGAGGCAGCGGATCTGCCGCCGGTCTCCGGAGGCTTCGGCGGCATCCGGGCGCGGCTGGAGGAGGGCTCGGAGCTGGTGGGCCGGAGCCTGCGGGATCTGGACTTCCGCGAGCGCTTCGGGCTGGTGGTGGTGGGGGTGCGTCGGGGCGGCGAAATCCGACGGGAGAATCTCGCCGGCGAGGTGCTCCAGGCCGGCGACGTGATCTTCGCCCTGGGCTCCCGAGAGCATCTCGAGACGCTCCGCCGGCTGCCGGATTTCGATGTTCGGGAAACCGGTTTCTCGGCGGTGCAGCAGCTGCAGGACAAGCTTTTCGCCATCCGCGTGCCGGCGGCCTCCCAGCTCGCCGGCCAGCGGCTGGAAGACACCGGTCTCAGCGAGCTGGCGGGGGTCACCATCGGCGGCATCATCCGCGGTGGCGAGACTCTGCCCGCCCCCGGCGCCGAGGACCGCATTCTGGCCGGTGACCAGCTGCTGGTGGCGGGCGAGCCGCTGCGCATCGTCGACCTGCTGGAGATGGGCCGGTTGGAGCTCGAGGCGCCGGAGCCCGGCACCGAGATCGAGTCGGAGGCGGTGGGAGTGGTGGAGGCCGCCCTGGCGCCGCGCTCCTCGGCGGTGGGCAAGACTCTGCGGGAGCTGGATTTCCGGCGCAAACAAGGGCTGCTGGCGCTGGTGCTGTGGAGGGGCGGCCAGCTGAACTACTCGGATCTGGCGGATATTCCCTTGCACCTGGGAGATGCCCTATTGCTCCAAGGTCCGCGGGAGCGCATCGCCAAGCTGGCGGCGGATCCGGACTTCGTGGTCTTGACCCAGCAGCCGGTGCCCCGCCGTTCGAGCAAAGCTCCCTTCGCCCTCGGCGGCCTGCTGCTGATGGTGGCGCTGGTGGTGGCGGGGATTCAGCCGATTCATGTCGCCGCCTTCACCGCCGCATCCCTGGTGGTGCTCTCCGGAGCCTTGACTATGGAGGAAGCCTATCGCGCCATCGAATGGCGGGCCATCTTCCTGGTGGCGGCGGTATTGCCCGTGGGCATCGCCATGGAGCGCACCGGCGCCGCTCTGTTGATGGCGGATTCGGTGACCTCCGTCGCAGGCTCCCTGGGGCCCTATGCGGTGCTGGCTTCGCTGGTGGTGCTGGCCAGCGTGCTCAGCCAGGGGCTGGACGGCGCGCCGGCGGTGGTGCTGCTGACACCGGTGGTGCTGCAGGCGGCGGAGACCTTGGGCCTGAGCCCCTATCCGCTGATGATGGGCATCAGCCTGGCCGCTTCGGCGGCCTTCATGACGCCCTTCAGTCACAAGGCCAACCTCTTGGTGATGGGTGCCGGCGGCTACCATTCGAAGGACTATCTGCGGGTGGGAAGCCCGTTGACCATCGTTCTGCTGGCGTTGATGGTGTTGATGATTCCCATCTTCTTCCCGTTCCATCCTTGATCGCCTTTTCGGCAGGTCCCGCGGCAGGTCCCGCGGCAGGTCCCGTAGCAGCTTCTGAGGCGGCGTCGTGACGCTTCGGATCCTTCTCTCGAGGTTGGCTCACCGCTCTCAGGAGGCGGTGGCGGAGGTCTCCACCGCTTCCCCGAATCCGGCCTCTTGGTGCTTGCTCAT
The window above is part of the Acidobacteriota bacterium genome. Proteins encoded here:
- a CDS encoding SLC13 family permease, with product MEIAFLFALLAGMVYLFLTEKIPVDLTAFLGLVVLIFGGYLEAGDAFTGFASPAVITMLSVFIISAALLKTGIADFMGGRIHALVGSREVPLIVTLMIAAGVLSAFMNNIAATAVLMPAVAAVAQKANLPPSRLFMPLAFGAILGGTTTLVGTPPNILAGELLREREMEPFQLFDFTPVGLVLLGVGTLFMATIGRRMLPSHAPHAGRGGGIDDLRRLYQLDNRLFSLRIPQSSHLDGTTLEESRLGLTLGIKVLSIVRGHHRELAPPATTRLKGGDLLLVQGSRDDVEELLRVQGVEVERAEAADLPPVSGGFGGIRARLEEGSELVGRSLRDLDFRERFGLVVVGVRRGGEIRRENLAGEVLQAGDVIFALGSREHLETLRRLPDFDVRETGFSAVQQLQDKLFAIRVPAASQLAGQRLEDTGLSELAGVTIGGIIRGGETLPAPGAEDRILAGDQLLVAGEPLRIVDLLEMGRLELEAPEPGTEIESEAVGVVEAALAPRSSAVGKTLRELDFRRKQGLLALVLWRGGQLNYSDLADIPLHLGDALLLQGPRERIAKLAADPDFVVLTQQPVPRRSSKAPFALGGLLLMVALVVAGIQPIHVAAFTAASLVVLSGALTMEEAYRAIEWRAIFLVAAVLPVGIAMERTGAALLMADSVTSVAGSLGPYAVLASLVVLASVLSQGLDGAPAVVLLTPVVLQAAETLGLSPYPLMMGISLAASAAFMTPFSHKANLLVMGAGGYHSKDYLRVGSPLTIVLLALMVLMIPIFFPFHP